In Diabrotica undecimpunctata isolate CICGRU chromosome 4, icDiaUnde3, whole genome shotgun sequence, a single genomic region encodes these proteins:
- the LOC140438011 gene encoding uncharacterized protein, with protein MRLEPNTSLTGIILKESVEYTLDSYEKHFVPEPGYNDPCCSNEQNCISEYFQSSKDEPIIIQELTSSSTFVQPTSWLSEYIGSAEDEPITIHELTSPSMSVQPGQHINSSSTDGILFSEDQNSTSLVKPTNEYSSDDELIADPHYIPENNSVLMTNNNSTSKSTLERKKSRQQLKKTPDTRKARELRKKNRNSGKSYVTKNGKIIPERPFQPLPLCRAKCKTKITESQLKAIFSEYWSLGSYDKRAAYIASLFTIHDKKSQRPRTDDPDKEKFRLKTYKYFLRIDGSHISVCRKCFLVTFNETDNFIKVIALKKRASPAETKTDSAQGTNIPPNKWSEEKLEEVSKHILSFPSYESHYSRAQTNKKFLPSHLTLEAMYSLYKESYQNPVSYPYYRSEFHKLNLSFKKPQTDTCHKCDKFVMLLKCSDGTEKESAEIEKENHMISAEQAYQNKKQDKLLAQKTKEMKCFTFDLQQCLPTPLLKSSVAFYKRQLWTFNPTVMDENGKSKHFMWHECIAKRGANEVGSCLYKVFLELPPEVTHVVLYSDTCGGQNKNSHISSMIMSILQSSDVNVQVVDHKFMVPGHTHMEVDVAHSMIEKKKKRSHIEIFLPHDWYQLVRSTSSKFEVVEMARKDFFDFASLLKGPLVSRKKDDQGEPFRWHDVQWLHYRKENNGKIFFKKSLNTEEPFKEISFIRRNGLGNLVPPLKYKADVPINKEKKKDLLDLLPLIPTTFHGFYENLPSSETALLDYPGIDEDIN; from the exons ATGAGGCTAGAGCCCAATACTAGTTTAACTGGGATCATTTTGAAAGAAAGTGTAGAATATACCCTAGATTCATATGAGAAGCACTTTGTACCAGAGCCTGGCTATAATGATCCCTGCTGTAGTAATG AGCAAAACTGCATATCGGAATATTTTCAAAGCTCCAAGGATGAACCAATCATCATTCAGGAATTAACTTCATCATCAACGTTTGTTCAACCAACAAGCTGGTTATCGGAATATATTGGAAGCGCTGAGGATGAACCAATAACTATTCACGAATTAACTTCTCCATCAATGTCTGTTCAACCAGGACAACACATAAACTCAAGCAGTACAGACGGAATATTATTTTCAGAAG ATCAAAATTCAACTTCCCTGGTAAAACCTACAAATGAGTATAGTTCCGATGATGAGTTGATAGCAGATCCCCATTACATTCCTGAAAACAATTCTGTTTTGATGACAAATAATAATAGTACAAGCAAAAGCACTTTAGAGCGTAAAAAATCACGTCAACAGCTGAAAAAAACACCAGACACTAGAAAGGCTAGAGAATTAcgaaaaaaaaatcgtaattcGGGTAAGTCATATGttacaaaaaatggtaaaataattccAGAGAGACCATTTCAACCTCTGCCACTATGCCGAGCAAAATGCAAAACAAAAATCACTGAAAGTCAGCTGAAGGCAATTTTTTCCGAATATTGGAGTTTAGGCAGTTACGACAAGAGAGCAGCTTATATAGCCAGTCTTTTCACCATACATGACAAAAAATCGCAGAGACCTCGTACAGACGATCCAGACAAAGAAAAATTTCGCCTCAAaacctacaaatattttttacgaATAGATGGTAGCCATATTTCTGTTTGCCGTAAATGCTTTCTTGTGACTTTCAATGAAACAGACAATTTCATAAAAGTTATCGCTTTAAAAAAAAGAGCATCACCTGCGGAAACAAAGACTGATTCTGCCCAAGGAACGAATATTCCACCAAACAAGTGGTctgaagaaaaattagaagaagtcAGTAAGCATATTTTGAGTTTCCCGAGTTACGAAAGTCACTACTCACGCGCCCaaacaaataaaaagtttctaCCATCACATTTGACTCTAGAAGCAATGTATTCGCTGTACAAGGAATCATACCAAAACCCTGTGTCGTATCCATATTATAGATCTGAATTCCATAAATTGAATCTGTCGTTTAAAAAGCCTCAGACGGATACTTGCCATAAATGCGACAAGTTTGTTATGCTACTGAAATGCAGCGATGGAACAGAGAAAGAATCTGcagaaatagaaaaggaaaatcATATGATTTCTGCAGAACAGGCATATCAGAATAAAAAACAAGACAAGCTTTTAGCTCAAAAGACCAAAGAAATGAAATGTTTTACTTTTGACCTCCAGCAATGTCTACCAACTCCTTTATTAAAGTCTTCAGTCGCTTTTTACAAACGGCAGCTATGGACATTCAACCCCACTGTaatggatgaaaatggaaaatcaaaacattttatgTGGCACGAATGTATTGCAAAACGAGGGGCCAATGAGGTTGGATCATGCTTGTATAAAGTGTTTCTGGAATTGCCTCCTGAAGTTACACATGTTGTTCTTTATTCAGATACATGtggagggcaaaataaaaattcacatatttcatccatgattatgTCAATATTACAGAGTTCAGATGTAAACGTGCAAGTAGTGGATCATAAGTTTATGGTACCTGGGCATACCCACATGGAGGTAGATGTAGCACACTCTATGATcgagaaaaaaaagaaaagatcgCATATAGAAATTTTTCTTCCTCATGATTGGTACCAGCTGGTCAGATCAACAAGTTCAAAATTTGAAGTAGTGGAGATGGCCCGTAAGGATTTTTTCGATTTTGCTTCTCTGTTAAAGGGGCCATTGGTGTCTAGGAAAAAAGATGATCAAGGAGAACCTTTTCGCTGGCATGACGTGCAATGGCTACATTATAGAAAAGAGAATAatgggaaaatatttttcaaaaaatccttAAATACAGAGGAGCCATTTAAGGAAATTTCTTTTATTAGACGAAATGGGTTGGGAAATTTAGTTCCCCCGTTGAAATATAAGGCGGATGTgccaataaataaagaaaaaaagaaggatcTTCTTGATTTGCTTCCTTTAATCCCTACAACTTTTCATGGGTTCTATGAAAATCTTCCATCGAGCGAAACAGCGTTGCTGGACTATCCAGGTATCGACGAAGatattaattaa